The proteins below are encoded in one region of Sporosarcina sp. FSL K6-1508:
- a CDS encoding universal stress protein, with the protein MYKRILVAVDGSENSHRAARHAAQLAGLSSGAVVEVLYVLDFDRTRTDVIHNAGSDDLHIDRKKRLIPIEKAFEQLEIPYKLVIKHGDPGPIIIQFANSGEFDLVVLGSRGLNSFQEMVLGSVSHKVAKRVTGPILIVK; encoded by the coding sequence ATGTATAAACGAATACTAGTTGCGGTCGACGGCTCAGAAAACTCGCACCGCGCCGCTAGACATGCCGCTCAGTTAGCGGGATTGAGCTCCGGAGCGGTCGTTGAAGTCCTCTATGTCCTGGACTTTGACCGGACACGTACAGATGTTATCCATAATGCGGGCAGTGATGATCTTCATATCGATCGAAAGAAGCGACTTATACCTATCGAAAAGGCTTTCGAGCAATTGGAAATTCCCTATAAACTTGTCATCAAACATGGTGACCCTGGACCGATTATCATTCAGTTTGCCAATAGTGGTGAATTCGACCTTGTCGTTCTCGGCAGCCGAGGTCTGAACTCCTTTCAAGAAATGGTGCTCGGAAGTGTGAGTCATAAAGTGGCAAAACGTGTGACTGGACCGATTTTGATTGTTAAATAA
- a CDS encoding Na+/H+ antiporter subunit E yields MPAQLLLNLFIALLWMLLIDEDELKFTTFFAGFLVGIGIIFFMHRFFGTQFYLRRLYATFKLLFIFISELTKSSIVVLKQILSPTLKIKPGIFKYETVLESDSEVTMLSLLLTLTPGSVVMEVSPEGNVLYIHAMDVEQSREGLLMQLHNFERAIMEVTR; encoded by the coding sequence ATGCCAGCCCAGTTACTGTTGAATTTATTTATAGCCCTGCTTTGGATGCTCTTAATCGATGAGGATGAGCTGAAGTTTACGACTTTCTTTGCCGGCTTCCTTGTCGGGATTGGAATCATATTTTTCATGCATCGATTTTTTGGAACACAATTTTACTTGCGCCGTTTGTATGCAACATTCAAATTGTTATTCATCTTCATATCCGAATTAACCAAATCGAGCATAGTCGTATTGAAACAAATTCTTAGCCCGACGCTAAAAATAAAACCCGGTATTTTTAAATATGAGACAGTTTTGGAGAGCGATTCAGAAGTGACGATGCTGTCGCTTCTTTTGACGCTGACACCGGGGTCTGTCGTCATGGAAGTATCGCCAGAAGGAAATGTCCTTTACATTCACGCGATGGACGTCGAACAATCGCGTGAGGGGCTTTTGATGCAACTGCATAATTTTGAAAGAGCGATCATGGAGGTGACCCGCTGA
- a CDS encoding Na+/H+ antiporter subunit D, producing the protein MNNIIVMPMIIPLLTGILLIFLRPYVKVQRVFSIVSIVGLITVSIIILNLIQADGILRLDFGGWLPPFGISFVADSFSMLLVLTTGIVTGILLIYAFSSIGRAHENMFFYPFVFFLIAGVNGSFLTGDLFNLFVCFEVMLLSSYVLITLGGRKVQLVESIKYISINVLSSWFFLVGIAYLYGTVGTLNMAHLSVRIAEVGQGPLLTVISIIFLIVFSLKSGLLLYFWLPGSYSAPPTVVAALFGALLTKVGIYAMFRVFTLIFYHEPGVTHLMIGIMAAITMIGGSIGAIAYNDIRKIVSYNVVIAVGFILVGLAVSTEVAIQGSIYYLIHDMIIKALLFLIAGTMIYLTGTARIEKMSGLIRNYPLLGWLFFITMLSLAGIPPLSGFIGKVYVGQGAIEAGAFVLLAIAFLSSIFVLYSLLRIFLNCFWGETIINEDDDVPLKKGMLIPLVLFGILTILLGVGAEGLAPYVSDAARTLTNPDIYIDAVLNGNR; encoded by the coding sequence ATGAATAATATTATAGTTATGCCAATGATTATCCCTTTACTGACAGGGATTTTACTCATATTTCTGCGGCCGTATGTGAAAGTGCAACGGGTGTTTAGTATTGTTTCTATTGTTGGGCTCATTACAGTCAGTATTATTATTTTGAACCTAATTCAAGCGGATGGTATATTACGGCTTGATTTTGGAGGCTGGTTGCCGCCCTTTGGGATTTCGTTCGTCGCGGACTCATTTTCTATGCTGCTTGTATTGACAACGGGGATTGTAACGGGAATACTCTTAATCTATGCGTTCTCGTCGATTGGGCGGGCGCATGAGAATATGTTCTTCTATCCATTCGTTTTTTTCCTTATTGCAGGCGTTAACGGTTCGTTTCTGACGGGTGACCTGTTCAATTTGTTCGTTTGTTTTGAAGTGATGCTGTTATCTTCTTATGTGCTCATTACACTTGGGGGCAGGAAGGTCCAGCTTGTCGAATCAATTAAATACATATCAATAAATGTGCTGTCCTCATGGTTTTTCCTTGTGGGAATTGCATACTTGTACGGTACTGTAGGTACGCTTAATATGGCGCATTTATCAGTACGAATTGCGGAAGTGGGTCAAGGGCCGCTGTTGACAGTAATTAGCATTATTTTTCTCATTGTATTTAGTTTGAAATCAGGACTGCTTCTTTACTTCTGGTTGCCGGGGTCATACAGCGCACCGCCGACAGTAGTTGCGGCTTTGTTCGGTGCATTGCTTACGAAAGTTGGTATCTATGCAATGTTTCGCGTATTTACGCTCATTTTTTATCACGAGCCGGGCGTTACGCATTTGATGATTGGCATAATGGCGGCAATTACGATGATTGGCGGCAGCATTGGTGCAATTGCCTATAATGATATTCGGAAAATCGTCTCCTATAACGTCGTCATTGCGGTCGGGTTCATACTCGTTGGCCTTGCCGTTTCGACAGAAGTGGCGATTCAAGGGTCTATTTATTACCTTATCCACGACATGATTATTAAAGCGTTGTTATTCCTGATCGCAGGGACGATGATCTACTTGACTGGAACCGCACGAATTGAAAAGATGAGTGGGTTGATTCGCAACTATCCGTTGCTTGGCTGGTTGTTTTTCATCACAATGCTGTCACTTGCCGGTATTCCACCACTTAGCGGGTTCATCGGGAAGGTATACGTTGGACAAGGAGCGATTGAGGCGGGTGCGTTTGTCTTGCTCGCAATCGCTTTCCTATCCAGTATTTTTGTTTTGTATTCACTTCTGCGTATTTTCCTGAACTGTTTTTGGGGTGAAACGATTATCAATGAAGATGACGATGTACCGTTAAAAAAGGGGATGCTTATTCCACTTGTCTTATTTGGAATACTGACAATTTTACTGGGAGTTGGTGCAGAAGGGCTTGCGCCGTACGTTTCGGATGCAGCTCGCACACTGACAAATCCTGATATCTATATAGACGCGGTTTTAAATGGAAACCGCTAA
- a CDS encoding Na(+)/H(+) antiporter subunit B yields MKINDVILQTVTKIVVFIILTFGVELFLSGHNNPGGGFIGGLVLSSAFVLLYLVFDIETVHKGIPFDFKKIAAFGVLLAVGTGLGSVIFGASFLTQTAAHFNLPVFGETELSTVVLFEAGVALTVVGVVVTIILSISEDV; encoded by the coding sequence TTGAAGATCAATGATGTCATTTTACAAACAGTGACCAAAATCGTTGTATTCATCATTTTGACTTTCGGCGTGGAATTATTCCTGTCGGGTCACAATAATCCAGGAGGCGGATTCATTGGCGGTCTTGTCCTTTCTTCTGCTTTCGTTCTTCTCTATTTGGTGTTCGATATCGAAACGGTCCATAAGGGAATCCCTTTCGATTTCAAAAAGATTGCGGCATTTGGTGTCTTGCTTGCAGTGGGGACGGGTTTGGGGTCAGTTATCTTCGGAGCTTCATTCCTTACCCAAACAGCCGCTCACTTCAACTTACCGGTGTTCGGGGAAACGGAACTGTCGACCGTCGTCCTATTCGAGGCGGGGGTGGCACTGACTGTTGTTGGTGTGGTTGTAACAATTATTTTAAGTATTAGTGAGGATGTGTAG
- a CDS encoding penicillin acylase family protein has protein sequence MVKQGKRMGKWTKVLLSVFGAIIVLAVAALIFVNVYIGKSKPFIDGEVTVAFLDEDVKIVRDEFGVPHITAESDADLYRTQGYVQAQDRLFQMDMARRQASGRLSEVVGEVAVGTDKKFRAFSLRAAAEASYDGYGDDAKKVLGWYAEGVNAFIEKAEQDGKFPYEFKILGYTPEPWSEIDSLTIGKYMAYDLGGNWDSLAVRHWALNNFPEDLAQELFITYPENAPSIIEANIANPVAVAGQFDPDLVPPEFNGSNNWVVSGDKTASGLPLLADDPHLGLDTPSIWYQMHLQSPGQNVSGVIFAGIPGIILGHNENIAWGVTNVGPDVQDLYIEIPNPDDRTQFLFDGEWEQAEVRDETISVKGGDDIPFEVMVTRHGPIISDILYKDEDPEALFSMQWTALEPTKELEAIMKMNKASDWESFESALEDFHAPAQNFVFAANDGTIAYKANGRIPIRKQGDAQLPVPGDSSDYGWTGYIPYNELPRVVNPKEGFIATANNQVVDDSYPYHITKLWAQPYRYERIAEVLRAGDNFKAEDMIELQMDQKNLYAREFLDDMIGSIEAEDTAGKYEALVKMLREWDQYDSADAAAPLVFHKWIKQLPIGMFSEAMPEDVYKLLPGKGTITDQMMRDAYAGEPGAWVEKYGGVDKWVFDSFVTSVEDIEGLFGNKVASWKWGDFHQVEFPHALSGASPIFEHFLNPKKQAIGGSNVTVQAAAFKEDGTVNHGAPWRFVADLSDLTKANHIVGPGQSGHMKSQWFHDQADDWVKGEYHETVLNGDIKDGHTLMLKAGR, from the coding sequence ATGGTGAAACAGGGGAAACGGATGGGGAAATGGACGAAAGTTCTGTTGTCGGTGTTTGGAGCAATTATCGTTTTGGCTGTTGCGGCACTAATTTTTGTAAATGTTTACATAGGAAAGTCGAAACCTTTTATTGATGGGGAAGTGACTGTGGCATTTCTGGATGAAGATGTGAAAATTGTACGAGATGAGTTTGGCGTACCGCATATAACGGCGGAATCGGACGCAGATTTGTACCGGACACAAGGCTATGTTCAAGCCCAAGACCGTTTATTTCAAATGGATATGGCTCGCAGGCAAGCGAGTGGGCGATTATCCGAAGTAGTCGGAGAAGTTGCCGTGGGGACAGATAAGAAATTCCGTGCATTCAGCTTGCGTGCGGCAGCCGAAGCCTCTTACGACGGATATGGAGATGATGCGAAAAAGGTACTTGGCTGGTATGCGGAAGGCGTCAATGCATTCATTGAGAAGGCGGAACAGGATGGCAAGTTTCCTTATGAATTCAAGATACTGGGCTACACGCCTGAACCGTGGTCTGAAATCGATTCACTGACGATAGGCAAGTATATGGCCTATGACCTGGGCGGAAATTGGGACAGCTTGGCAGTCAGGCACTGGGCTTTGAATAATTTCCCGGAAGATTTAGCGCAGGAACTGTTCATTACCTATCCAGAAAATGCGCCATCGATTATCGAGGCGAACATTGCGAATCCGGTCGCTGTTGCCGGTCAGTTCGACCCCGATCTAGTACCACCAGAGTTTAACGGCAGTAACAATTGGGTCGTATCGGGAGATAAAACAGCTTCAGGATTACCGCTTCTGGCAGATGACCCGCATCTTGGACTCGACACTCCTTCCATCTGGTATCAGATGCATTTGCAGTCACCAGGACAAAACGTCAGTGGTGTCATTTTTGCGGGAATCCCAGGCATTATTCTCGGTCATAATGAAAACATTGCATGGGGCGTGACGAACGTCGGGCCTGATGTCCAAGATTTATATATTGAAATTCCGAACCCTGATGACCGGACTCAATTTCTCTTTGATGGGGAATGGGAACAGGCTGAAGTGAGAGACGAGACGATTTCCGTAAAAGGCGGAGATGATATACCATTTGAAGTGATGGTCACGAGACATGGTCCAATTATTTCGGATATTCTTTACAAGGATGAAGATCCCGAAGCATTATTCTCGATGCAATGGACGGCGCTTGAACCGACAAAAGAACTTGAAGCCATAATGAAGATGAACAAGGCTTCCGACTGGGAAAGTTTCGAGTCAGCATTAGAAGATTTCCATGCACCAGCACAGAACTTTGTGTTTGCAGCGAATGACGGCACCATTGCTTATAAAGCGAATGGCCGTATTCCAATAAGAAAACAAGGAGATGCGCAATTGCCTGTACCAGGGGATTCTTCTGACTACGGCTGGACCGGTTACATTCCGTATAATGAATTGCCGCGTGTTGTGAATCCAAAAGAAGGGTTCATCGCCACAGCGAACAACCAAGTCGTCGATGATTCTTATCCTTATCACATTACAAAACTATGGGCACAGCCCTATCGCTATGAACGGATAGCGGAAGTGCTTCGCGCAGGGGATAACTTCAAGGCGGAAGATATGATAGAACTACAGATGGATCAGAAAAATTTATATGCCCGCGAGTTTCTGGACGATATGATCGGCTCGATTGAAGCGGAAGACACCGCCGGGAAGTATGAAGCTCTTGTGAAAATGCTTCGTGAGTGGGATCAATACGATTCCGCAGATGCAGCAGCACCGCTTGTCTTCCATAAGTGGATAAAACAATTGCCGATCGGCATGTTCAGTGAAGCGATGCCTGAGGACGTTTATAAGCTTCTACCGGGGAAAGGGACAATTACCGATCAAATGATGCGAGACGCGTACGCAGGCGAACCAGGAGCCTGGGTAGAGAAGTATGGCGGCGTTGATAAGTGGGTCTTTGATTCATTCGTAACATCGGTCGAAGATATTGAAGGATTGTTCGGTAATAAGGTTGCGAGTTGGAAGTGGGGAGATTTCCATCAAGTGGAGTTCCCGCACGCCCTGTCAGGTGCCTCTCCAATCTTTGAACATTTCTTGAATCCAAAAAAACAGGCAATCGGCGGTTCAAATGTTACCGTCCAGGCGGCCGCATTTAAAGAAGATGGTACTGTGAATCATGGTGCGCCTTGGCGCTTTGTAGCCGATTTGTCCGATTTGACGAAGGCGAATCATATTGTGGGACCGGGTCAAAGCGGCCACATGAAATCACAATGGTTCCATGATCAGGCAGATGATTGGGTGAAAGGTGAGTACCATGAAACCGTTTTGAACGGGGATATTAAAGATGGCCATACATTGATGTTGAAAGCAGGGCGCTAA
- a CDS encoding Na(+)/H(+) antiporter subunit F1 yields MIQAMLTTSLVLFSITIAIAVIRIILGPSMPDRVIGLDMIGVNLIATIAVISVIMNTKAFLEVILILGILSFIGTIAFSKFIERGVIVERKHDR; encoded by the coding sequence ATGATTCAAGCAATGCTGACGACTTCGCTCGTATTATTCTCAATAACGATTGCAATAGCTGTCATACGCATTATTCTCGGACCTTCGATGCCGGACCGTGTCATCGGGCTCGACATGATTGGTGTAAATCTGATCGCTACAATAGCGGTCATTTCAGTAATAATGAACACGAAAGCTTTTTTGGAAGTCATCCTTATTTTGGGGATTTTATCATTCATCGGCACAATTGCCTTCTCAAAATTCATCGAGAGGGGTGTTATCGTTGAACGTAAACACGATCGGTGA
- a CDS encoding Na+/H+ antiporter subunit G yields the protein MNVNTIGEFIGAFLILTGGIASVISVFGLLRLPDVYTRSHAATKSSTLAVLLTLSGAFIYFLFSQHFVSVRLLLGIVFVFLTAPVAGHLIVRAAYRSNVKLADISTEDELYEVLHKDKKEEDGAGQ from the coding sequence TTGAACGTAAACACGATCGGTGAATTCATCGGCGCATTTTTGATTTTGACAGGCGGGATTGCGAGTGTAATCAGTGTCTTTGGATTGCTTCGGTTGCCTGATGTCTACACGAGATCCCATGCTGCAACGAAAAGTTCGACGCTCGCTGTCTTACTAACCTTGTCAGGCGCTTTTATTTACTTTTTGTTCAGCCAACATTTCGTGAGTGTACGCCTTCTTTTAGGAATTGTTTTCGTCTTTCTAACGGCACCCGTTGCGGGGCATTTGATTGTCCGGGCAGCTTATCGGTCGAACGTGAAACTGGCGGATATCTCGACTGAGGATGAGTTATATGAGGTTTTGCATAAGGATAAAAAAGAAGAGGACGGGGCTGGCCAATAG
- a CDS encoding Na(+)/H(+) antiporter subunit C yields the protein METLITILVGVLVTVAVYLLLSKSLVRVILGTAILSHAVHLLLMTMGGLKKGAVPLLGENAESYVDALPQALILTAIVISFAVTSFLLVLAYRTYKETGSDNLAALRGFKDE from the coding sequence ATGGAAACGTTAATAACGATACTCGTTGGAGTGCTTGTAACGGTCGCTGTCTACTTGCTGCTATCTAAAAGTCTGGTTCGAGTCATTTTAGGAACTGCCATCTTGTCGCATGCCGTGCATTTGCTATTGATGACAATGGGCGGGCTGAAAAAAGGGGCAGTACCCCTACTAGGTGAAAATGCGGAAAGTTATGTCGATGCCCTTCCCCAGGCGCTTATCCTGACAGCGATAGTAATCAGTTTCGCGGTGACTTCTTTTTTACTGGTTCTTGCATACCGTACATACAAAGAGACCGGGTCGGACAATCTCGCAGCATTGAGAGGGTTCAAAGATGAATAA
- a CDS encoding SulP family inorganic anion transporter: MLKIARFIKFIPRAVMMGFVNALAILIFSAQIQYIFGMSVMTYILVLATLAIVYLFPYVF, translated from the coding sequence ATGCTGAAAATTGCAAGGTTCATAAAATTCATTCCGCGTGCGGTTATGATGGGCTTCGTCAATGCATTAGCCATCTTAATATTCAGTGCACAAATCCAATATATTTTTGGCATGTCCGTCATGACGTACATACTTGTCCTTGCGACTCTTGCGATTGTTTATTTATTCCCTTACGTGTTCTAA
- a CDS encoding STAS domain-containing protein, whose protein sequence is MQNIYSIRGQLFFASVQDFMNDFDDVKEGSRLVIDFTKVRIWDYSGPGAVDKLVA, encoded by the coding sequence TTGCAGAACATTTATAGTATCCGGGGACAATTGTTTTTCGCTTCTGTACAAGATTTCATGAATGATTTCGATGATGTGAAAGAAGGAAGCCGACTCGTCATAGACTTTACGAAAGTACGCATATGGGATTATTCAGGCCCAGGTGCAGTTGACAAGTTAGTGGCCTAA
- a CDS encoding DmpA family aminopeptidase — protein sequence MLRGKWNAITDVPGVKVGHLTLEQSLDAGDCVCTGVTAILPHNGNVFDQKVPAASFVLNGFGKTAGLIQIEELGVIESPIMLTNTFSVGAVLEGTLSYMLNENPLIGDSTSSLNIVVGECNDSYLNSMRLMKVKPVHAIEAIQNTDTGPVEQGAVGAGKGMICFGMKGGIGSSSRIVQIDGVSFTVGALTLTNFGKVGECKIDEWLNQNGYKATGSIPQSEADCIKPDGSIMIIVATNAPVNERQLKRFAKRASIGLARTGTHIHNGSGDIIIAFSNGFTIPHESTHMTDAYELLRDDHPIMNDLFQAVIEATEEAVYQSMIHAEKTSGRLGRIVDRWPVHEDMY from the coding sequence ATGTTGCGCGGAAAATGGAATGCCATAACAGACGTGCCAGGGGTCAAAGTTGGGCACCTAACGCTGGAACAATCATTGGACGCCGGTGATTGTGTGTGTACGGGCGTCACTGCAATTTTGCCGCATAACGGAAACGTTTTCGATCAAAAAGTGCCGGCAGCCAGTTTTGTATTAAACGGCTTCGGAAAAACAGCGGGCTTGATTCAAATTGAAGAGCTCGGCGTGATTGAATCCCCCATTATGCTAACCAATACGTTTAGCGTCGGTGCAGTGCTGGAAGGTACTTTATCGTATATGCTCAATGAAAACCCATTGATCGGTGATTCGACGAGTTCCCTGAACATCGTGGTGGGGGAATGCAATGACAGTTATTTGAACTCCATGCGGCTGATGAAAGTAAAGCCTGTCCATGCAATTGAAGCGATTCAAAACACTGACACCGGACCGGTTGAACAAGGAGCCGTCGGAGCTGGCAAAGGGATGATCTGTTTCGGAATGAAGGGCGGCATTGGCTCATCGTCTCGAATTGTACAGATAGACGGCGTCAGCTTTACGGTTGGTGCGTTGACACTGACAAACTTTGGGAAGGTTGGAGAATGCAAGATTGATGAATGGCTCAACCAGAATGGCTATAAGGCTACTGGATCGATTCCACAGTCTGAGGCGGACTGCATAAAACCAGACGGGTCAATCATGATTATCGTCGCGACAAATGCTCCTGTGAATGAACGTCAGTTGAAGCGCTTCGCTAAACGAGCATCGATTGGGCTCGCCCGGACAGGGACGCATATCCATAACGGAAGCGGTGATATTATCATCGCATTTTCGAACGGCTTCACGATTCCGCATGAAAGCACGCATATGACTGATGCATATGAGCTGCTGCGTGACGATCATCCGATTATGAACGACTTATTTCAAGCGGTGATTGAAGCAACGGAAGAGGCTGTGTATCAGTCGATGATTCATGCGGAAAAGACTTCCGGACGGCTGGGGCGTATTGTGGATAGATGGCCGGTTCATGAAGATATGTATTGA